A single window of Cataglyphis hispanica isolate Lineage 1 chromosome 2, ULB_Chis1_1.0, whole genome shotgun sequence DNA harbors:
- the LOC126858769 gene encoding proton-coupled amino acid transporter-like protein CG1139 isoform X2 — translation MLVQLHDNYRRAKQDAENQPSGSTNNDVYDPHMHRVTYKPVSDFNTLANLVKSAAGTGLFAMPNAFACVGLFIGIVGTAFMGLLITGSLQLLVRIHHLMCTRVRKPVLIYEDVVVTALTRGVREPWLSARTATLIVDVTMLACYIGIGSVYVVFISGIVQECIDTEKTIGQGYYALMLFPLLFIMNMAKNLADIAPISVAGNILLLAAGGIGIVYALKDGIGDVWTTIGPNVHLYPKFIGVVFFSMCSPGVILAIEHSMKKPWNYVRLCGILNWGMIFLILIHIFVGSVGYLKWGPDALGNFIRNHEELDGPTVAALIMQALAIYFTYGLQCYMPITILKDGYALPAIESGAWKGTPFLWDLIIRFGITLITCIFAAAIPKLDLFTGLVGAICISTLATLIPVTLYILVHYEDFGKFKWRLILGVSMFSIAFFAAICAVVTNLKLIVEFLIYGD, via the exons gGCTAAACAAGACGCTGAAAATCAACCTAGTGGATCCACTAATAATGACGTTTATGATCCCCACATGCATCGTGTCACTTACAAACCAGTATC AGACTTTAATACTTTGGCAAATCTAGTAAAAAGCGCGGCGGGAACGGGTCTGTTTGCCATGCCGAACGCGTTCGCCTGCGTCGGGCTCTTTATCGGCATTGTTGGCACGGCGTTTATGGGACTCCTGATAACCGGGTCTCTTCAGTTGCTCGTTAGAATTCACCATCTGATGTGCACCCGTGTGAGAAAACCTGTCTTGATATACGAAGACGTAGTGGTCACCGCTTTAACCAGGGGTGTGCGAGAACCGTGGCTCTCCGCGCGCACTGCAAC ACTCATCGTCGATGTGACGATGTTGGCTTGCTACATCGGGATCGGCTCGGTTTACGTCGTATTCATTTCCGGTATAGTCCAAGAATGCATAGACACTGAAAAAACCATCGGTCAGGGTTACTACGCACTTATGCTATTCcctcttctttttataatgaatatggCGAAGAATCTAGCGGACATTGCGCCGATTTCTGTTGCCGGGAACATTTTACTTCTCGCCGCTGGAGGTATTGGAATCGTTTACGCATTAAAAGACGGGATTGGCGATGTATGGACTACGATTGGACCGAACGTACATTTATATCCGAAATTTATTGGCGTGGTTTTCTTTAGTATGTGTTCGCCAGGCGTG ATATTGGCGATAGAGCATAGTATGAAAAAGCCCTGGAATTACGTTAGATTAtgtggaatattaaattggggcatgatatttttgattttgataCACATTTTCGTTGGATCTGTTGGTTATTTAAAGTGGGGTCCCGATGCACTCGGCAATTTTATCCGCAATCATGAGGAACTTGATGG GCCGACAGTCGCGGCATTGATAATGCAAGCGTTGGCAATATATTTCACGTATGGGCTGCAATGTTACATGCCCATCACAATTCTGAAAGACGGCTACGCTTTACCAGCGATTGAGAGTGGTGCCTGGAAAGGAACACCATTTCTGTGGGACCTGATTATTCGTTTCGGCATCACGCTCATTACGT GCATTTTTGCAGCGGCGATTCCGAAGCTCGATCTGTTTACCGGCTTAGTCGGCGCGATATGCATATCCACTTTAGCCACATTAATCCCGGTCACTTTATACATTCTTGTACATTATGAGGATTTCGGAAAGTTCAAATGGAGATTGATTTTGGGTGTCTCCATGTTTTCCATTGCTTTTTTCGCGGCGATTTGCGCCGTCGTGACTAATCTCAAATTAATCGTGGAGTTTTTGATATATGG aGACTAA